One Curtobacterium sp. MCLR17_032 genomic window carries:
- a CDS encoding glycosyltransferase family 2 protein → MFTFILQIRQMVDGHPEFYLFTVYSLVIWLLWLLKVVLSARYRPFTGTYTGTTSVVVPVVDEPLDLFRDVIGRMVEQRPGEIIVVINGARNEALEAVCDEFAPLVRWTHTPIPGKRNAVKVGTEMSNGDITVLVDSDTVWTPGTLVELLKPFADESVGGVTTRQRILEPTRSWITRWADWLENSRALYSMPAQSVLGQIGCLPGRTIAFRRNILVRVMDRFMHEEFMGVFLEVSDDRTLTNLTLKEGYRTVYQYTSLVYTDAPLQVKKLFKQQLRWARGSQYNTLRMLPWMLGHAPILAVFFLTDIILPFMLFGVIAGWIYRALTGQGQNLYQGILHQYGFSTGFVYVAGLMVVSSVLSMAIRQMRHLAEKPSDFFRLPMFIIVSTFFLMPIRLIGFFRLAHASGWGTRAGAYAGGPMEEDPAQPQLAGSTVPMSPVDRGLTAGSDRGADRPADQADVDRAFDELFGPDATTASTSTVLATRRDVATATDRAPQRAAKPARRRLNPYASIPYVIGIAVFALEAFLIV, encoded by the coding sequence ATGTTCACCTTCATCCTCCAGATCCGGCAGATGGTCGACGGCCACCCCGAGTTCTACCTGTTCACCGTGTACTCACTGGTGATCTGGTTGCTCTGGCTGCTCAAAGTCGTCCTCTCCGCCCGGTACCGCCCCTTCACCGGCACGTACACCGGCACGACGAGCGTCGTCGTCCCCGTGGTGGACGAGCCGCTCGACCTGTTCCGTGACGTGATCGGCCGCATGGTCGAACAGCGTCCCGGCGAGATCATCGTCGTCATCAACGGCGCCCGGAACGAGGCGCTCGAAGCCGTCTGCGACGAGTTCGCCCCCCTCGTCCGCTGGACGCACACCCCGATCCCCGGCAAGCGCAACGCCGTCAAGGTCGGCACCGAGATGTCGAACGGTGACATCACCGTGCTCGTCGACTCGGACACGGTGTGGACGCCCGGCACGCTCGTCGAACTGCTCAAGCCGTTCGCCGACGAGTCCGTCGGCGGCGTCACGACCCGCCAGCGCATCCTCGAGCCGACGCGCTCCTGGATCACCCGCTGGGCCGACTGGCTCGAGAACTCCCGCGCGCTGTACTCGATGCCCGCGCAGAGCGTCCTCGGGCAGATCGGCTGCCTGCCCGGACGCACGATCGCGTTCCGCCGGAACATCCTGGTGCGCGTCATGGACCGGTTCATGCACGAGGAGTTCATGGGGGTCTTCCTCGAGGTGTCCGACGACCGGACGCTCACGAACCTGACGCTCAAGGAGGGCTACCGGACCGTCTACCAGTACACCTCGCTCGTGTACACGGACGCTCCGCTGCAGGTGAAGAAGCTGTTCAAGCAGCAGCTCCGCTGGGCCCGCGGCTCGCAGTACAACACGCTGCGGATGCTGCCCTGGATGCTCGGCCACGCGCCGATCCTGGCCGTGTTCTTCCTGACCGACATCATCCTGCCGTTCATGCTCTTCGGCGTGATCGCGGGCTGGATCTACCGGGCGCTCACCGGGCAGGGGCAGAACCTCTACCAGGGGATCCTGCACCAGTACGGCTTCTCCACCGGCTTCGTCTACGTGGCCGGACTCATGGTCGTCTCGAGCGTGCTGAGCATGGCGATCCGCCAGATGCGACACCTGGCCGAGAAGCCCTCGGACTTCTTCCGCCTGCCGATGTTCATCATCGTCTCGACCTTCTTCCTCATGCCGATCCGTCTGATCGGGTTCTTCCGCCTGGCCCACGCCAGCGGTTGGGGGACCCGGGCCGGGGCCTACGCCGGCGGACCGATGGAGGAGGACCCGGCGCAGCCGCAGCTCGCCGGCAGCACCGTGCCGATGAGCCCGGTGGACCGCGGGCTCACGGCCGGTTCCGACCGCGGTGCCGACCGACCGGCCGACCAGGCCGACGTCGACCGCGCGTTCGACGAGCTGTTCGGGCCGGACGCGACCACGGCCTCCACCTCGACCGTGCTCGCCACCCGACGCGACGTCGCCACCGCGACCGACCGTGCGCCGCAGCGTGCGGCCAAGCCCGCCCGTCGCCGACTCAACCCCTACGCATCGATCCCGTACGTCATCGGGATCGCGGTCTTCGCTCTGGAGGCGTTCCTCATTGTCTGA